In Geminocystis sp. NIES-3708, a single window of DNA contains:
- the tmk gene encoding dTMP kinase, with translation MIYQKKKQGYFIVLEGIDGAGSTTQANLLERYFINKQKKAIVSPEPSSGKIGKLLREFLAHQNNFINQDLFDQQMAYLFAADRHYHLYNNIDGVQKLIQENTHVITTRYYFSSLAYNAKTEKDFQFVSLLNRDFPPPDLLIYLDIPVDIALNRISNRAILEIYETKEKLTRVKENFERILSQYEYPYVKIDATKMKEVIHKEIVNSLERVR, from the coding sequence ATGATTTATCAGAAAAAAAAGCAAGGTTATTTTATTGTGTTAGAAGGAATAGATGGTGCAGGAAGTACTACCCAAGCTAATTTACTAGAAAGATATTTTATCAATAAACAAAAAAAAGCAATAGTAAGTCCTGAACCTTCTTCTGGTAAAATAGGAAAATTATTAAGAGAATTTTTAGCCCATCAAAATAATTTTATTAACCAAGATTTATTTGATCAACAAATGGCTTATTTATTTGCCGCTGATCGTCACTATCATTTATATAATAATATTGATGGTGTACAAAAACTTATCCAAGAAAATACTCATGTTATTACTACTAGATATTATTTTTCTTCCCTTGCTTATAATGCTAAAACTGAAAAAGATTTTCAATTTGTTAGTTTATTAAATCGAGATTTTCCTCCTCCAGATTTATTAATTTATTTAGATATACCTGTCGATATAGCTTTGAATAGAATTAGCAATCGTGCTATCTTAGAAATATATGAAACTAAAGAAAAATTAACCAGAGTTAAAGAAAATTTTGAAAGAATTTTAAGTCAATATGAATATCCTTATGTAAAAATTGATGCCACTAAAATGAAAGAAGTAATACACAAAGAAATAGTCAATTCTTTAGAAAGAGTAAGATGA